TTTAATAAATTATAATTGCTTTGTTTCCGAGGAGGCTTCTTGGATCATTCTTCTATGTAAACCGAAATATCCCCTGAAAGTGTCGAAGATTCTCGAAGAGGCGCCATGGGAATTTGAAAAATAGGCCTAGGAGGGACATCAAGAGCATCCAAACTCCCTTCCATCATCTCTACAACTCTGTTCATGGATGGTCGATTTGATGGATAAGACTGGATACACCACAGAGCCACCAAGACCATCTTCTTCGTGATTTCTTCTTCTTCTTTGGTTAGGTCATCCCCATAAATCCTATTCTGCTGTTCATTTTCAAGATCATTATAGATCCAATCTGGGAAATAAATCGAGCTAGTATTTGAGGTAGTGTTTTTGACTGTGTCTTTGTTTGTTGCACCAATCATCTCAAGTACCAACATTCCATAGCTATAGACATCTGACTTGTGAGAAACACCACCATAAACTCTGGAGATCATCTCTGGCGCAATGTACCCTATTGTCCCTCTTGTGTCCAACAGTGACATGATGCTCTCTTTCTTCTCGCAGAGCTTAGCGAGGCCAAAGTCAGAAACTTTGGGGCAAAGGTTGGAATCCAACAACACGTTCTGTGGTTTAATGTCGAAATGCACAATCCTTGTTTTGCAGCCATAGTGTAAGTACTCAAGATCACGAGCAACTCCTAGTAAAATATAGTATAGCCTTCTTCTCCATTCAGCAACTGACGAGGCTCTTGTGGAGATAAATTGATCCAAAGACCCATTCTCTAGAAATTCATAAACAATCATTCTTTTGGATCCTTCATAGCAGAATCCAACCAAAGAAACAATGTTAACATGAGATGTTTGGCTCATACTGACGACTTCGTTGATGAAGTCTTCTTCACCATTGCTCTTTGTGTCCTTCAAAACCTTCACAGCGACCTTACGGCCATCAGGAAGGTTTCCTTTGTAAACAGTTCCAAATCCTCCTTTCCCAACTACACAAGCAAATGAGTTTGTAAACCTCTTCACTTCACGGTAACGATAATGCTTCAACGGGGTAAGAGCCTCGAGGTTTTTTCTTCTCTGAGCATTTGATGTTTTCCTCTTTCTCATAAAAAATGCTACGACCCCCAACAACACGAGACTACTCTTTTTTTTTTTTTGAAACTCATATTTAATTAAAAGGAAGCAGTTAGTTGGGTGAATTAACATCATCCACGATAACGAAAGGTTCAACAATATTCAGGGAGCATTTAGTCAAGGCATCATCATCCATATTCTCTTCTCGAGGGATCCAAACAAAAGAAGCAGAGGAAAACCCTGCTGCAAAGTTCAAAATATCAGCAATAATACTATGAATTTCAGCCACCAAGGCGTTCCAAGCAATGCTTTTGATGAGCAGTGAAGAATCTGACTCAAAGCGCACAGGATCCAGGTTGAGACGACGGCTCGTAATGACTGCTTCTCAGAGTGCAAGACCTTCAGCAACGAGTGGAGACACCACGAACTCTACCCGCTCAGAGAATTCTCTAGTTATCTGAGTGGATGCAATGATCCACCCCAACCCTGCAGAGTTTGAGGATGAACACCATGCCGCATCTGATCTAATAACCACCGCTCCATTGAGATTCTCCGGCATCACCTGGGCTCGTGATCGCGGAACAGCAGTCTCCCGCAGATTGTTAATAAACCATTCTCTGGCCAGGACAATCGCCGCAGACAGTGTCTCTACTGGGGTAGCTGAGAATCCCTCAAATACAAACTTGTTCCTAGCTTTCCAGATCATCCACAGAATCCAAAGAAATAAGGGACCAGAACCAATACCAGATGGGGGAAGGCAGGTTTGAGAGACCAGTGACGGCCAAGACTCCATTAAATCTAGGATTCCTCTATAGTCCATGTCGGTTGCAAAGGGGGCAAGGAGCCAAACCTGTTGAGCAAAAGGACACTGGAACAGTAGATGAATAATAGATTCATTGCACCCACATCTTTTACATTTGGGATCTGCATTTATGTGCCTTTCCACCAGTCTCTCACCCACCGGAAGAGCTCGTTTGAGAACTTTCCACGCAAAGTGTTTGATCTTTGGAGCACACGGGAGGTTCCACACCTGTTTTTTCCACTCAAAACCTCTTCTCCGCCATAACTCGTCATCCGACCTATCAAAATGCTCCTCCAGCCATGTGATATAACTGAAACTTCAGTTCCAGGAGGAAATCAGTGTCAGCGTAATACTTCCCTTTGAGAACCTTAGCCAATAGACACTCCGGCCTGTTGATGAGTCGCCAGCCTGTCTTGGCTAGTAGAGCATCGTTGAAGATCTCGAAGTCTTTCATACCTAGGCCTCCAATGGCTTTTGGCTTAGCTAGAGAGTCCCATGACACCCAAGCCATTTTCCGAACCCCATCAGTATTGTCCCACCAAAACCGGGTGATGACGGATTGGATTCGCTTGACTAGGGAAATTGGGAGCTTGAAATAAGTCATGGAGTAGGAGGGGATGGCAGAGAGAACGCTCTGAAGCATGACCAGCTTTCCGGCAGAAGAGAGGAACTTGTTCTTCCAGCCTTTAGCTTTCTGTTGTATCCGATCAATGATGGAAGCAAAGAGATCTCGTTTTCTCCGTCCAAACTGTTCCGGAAGACCCAAGTATTTGCCAACACCCCCCTCCTTGTGAATCTGAAGTGCTTCTTTGATAGGGTTTTTTATTGTCGCCGGTGTCCTTCGAGAAAAGGTGATTGCGGATTTGTCTTTGTTGATAGACTGGCCTGAAGCTTCCTCATAGCTGTTCAGTAAGGACATTAGAGCCGTGCAATTATCCTCGTTAGCGTTGAGGAAGAACATTGTATCGTCCGCAAAGAGTAAATGGTTAACCCGTGGGCAGCCGCGAGCGACTTTGATCCCTTGGATTAATCCATCCTCCTGGGCCCTGTTACATAATCCCGAGAGGACTTCACTACACATAATAAATATGCAGGGAGAAAGAGGGTCGCCCTGGCGAATTTCTCGGCTCGTTACTACCTTCCCTCTAGGCAAGCCGTTAATGAGGAAGGAGTATGTAACAAATGAAATACAGTGTATAATCAGGCTAATAAAGCTCCGGTGGAATCCCAACCGAGCCAATACCAGTGCGATGAAGTCCCATTCAAGGCGATCATATGCCTTGCTCATATCCGTCTTAACCGCCATAGCACACCGCTGCTCGGCCTGTGAAGTCTTGAGATAATGGAGAACCTCGTGGGTGATGAGGACATTGTCTCCTATGGCACGTCCCGAGACAAAGGCTGATTGGTTCTCCGAGATCAGCTTTTCCATCCTGGGTTGGAGCCGTCGGGTGAGTATCTTGGAGTAGATCTTGTAGTAAACATTGCATAGCGCGATGGAGCGGTAGTCTGAGACTTTCTGCGGATTAGTGATTTTTGGGATGAGTCGAATATGTGTGTCATTGACTCCCTCCGGTAGTGGATCCCCACTGAAAAATCCTTGAACCTCTCTGGTGATATCTGGTCCCACTCTGTGCCAGTGAGTGTGNNNNNNNNNNNNNNNNNNNNNNNNNNNNNNNNNNNNNNNNNNNNNNNNNNNNNNNNNNNNNNNNNNNNNNNNNNNNNNNNNNNNNNNNNNNNNNNNNNNNTCGAAACGCTACGAAAACGATATGGTAGCACATTCTCGACGCTACTACGAAAGGCTTGATCCAAGACGAACTACGAAAGGCTACTAGTCATACAAACCTTAACTCCAAGACGAACTACGAAAGGCTTGATCCCTTCAACAAGGGTACGTAGGCAGCCGTCATAATGCGCAACCCCAATCTTATCGTGTTCTACATTTAGAAGAGCGAGAAGGCCACTTGCCACAGACCTTTTCGACCATAAATTCCGCCTAACTCACCTAACTTGCCTAACTTGCCAAGCCACTCGCTAGAACCTCATGCTAGAAGCCCATGGTTCTAACAAGCTGGGGGGCTAACTGTTGGGGTCAAAATCGATCACGACGGAATCAATGTCTGAAAGTCCGTAAAAATCGACATGAACGTTTTTACGAAAAATAAACCTTCGGAAAAGATTTATTCTTACGAAGAGCCCTGCGGAAGAAACACGAGATATCGGAAAAAAGCCCGAAAAGGTCGCACGGTCGCTACATAGCGACAGAGCTCGAGCCAAGCTTGGTTGCTACGTAGCAACCGAGCGTCCGTTCCGCCCGGTCGCTACGTAGCGACCGAGCTCGAGCCAAGCTCGGTCGCTACGTAGCGACCGAGCGTCCGTCCCGCTCGGTCGCTACGTAGCGACCGAGCTCGAACCAAGCTCGGTCGCTACGTAGCGACCGAGTGTCTGTCCCGCTCGGTTGCTACGTAGCGACCAAGCTCGAGCCAAGCTTGGTCGCTACGTAGTGACCGAGCGTCCGTCTTGCTCGGTCGCTACGTAGCGACCGAGCATCCGTCCCGCTCGGTCGCTACGTGGCGAACGAGCGTGCGTTCCGTTCGGTCGCTACGTAGCGACCAAGCTCTTCCGAAACGTCGATACGACACGAATCCATGCGTTCTCGTCTACCCTTCGATGTTCTCTCCCGAAGACCGTAGTGAACCCAATTCATGTTTTCCGCCATTCGAAGTCATCAATCAAACTTTACGATAAAAACCGCGGAAAATTCATTTTTATCGAAAGAAGTCGTAATAAACGCTTCAAGTCGAAAGACGGCCCAAAATGACCTAAGGCATGATTCGAAGCCCACCTAACGATTTTTTAACCAGCAGCCCGTAAACCGTGGGACGGTTTACGCTTGGTTCGCAAGGAAAGATAAATGTCAAGTTTCCGCAGATAAATACGAAATTTTGAAGATAATTACGAAGATCGGGAAAAATGGAATATCTCCATTTTAGGCTATGACGGCTTAATGGCAGAAGGAGAAAAGCGTAAACCAACCTAGGAGCGAGTATATAAGGAGTCCTAGGCGAAAGGCATGAGGAATAACTTTTTAGACTCAGAACTCTCGACACTTAGAAACTCTGAGGCATTATTCTCGACATGCTCTGTTTCCATGACCGGCACTGATTACCAGACGAACGTGCACAAGCAGTTCGATCTCTTGGTTCACTCTTGAACTACGTTCGGCTTGATCCTCGAAAGGGGTACGTAGGCAGCCTTTCATAAGGGTCAATCCGAAATCAATCAAAAACCTTTTCTGTATTTTCTTCGTCTTTTGTTANNNNNNNNNNNNNNNNNNNNNNNNNNNNNNNNNNNNNNNNNNNNNNNNNNNNNNNNNNNNNNNNNNNNNNNNNNNNNNNNNNNNNNNNNNNNNNNNNNNNNNNNNNNNNNNNNNNNNNNNNNNNNNNNNNNNNNNNNNNNNNNNNNNNNNNNNNNNNNNNNNNNNNNNNNNNNNNNNNNNNNNNNNNNNNNNNNNNNNNNNNNNNNNNNNNNNNNNNNNNNNNNNNNNNNNNNNNNNNNNNNNNNNNNNNNNNNNNNNNNNNNNNNNNNNNNNNNNNNNNNNNNNNNNNNNNNNNNNNNNNNNNNNNNNNNNNNNNNNNNNNNNNNNNNNNNNNNNNNNNNNNNNNNNNNNNNNNNNNNNNNNNNNNNNNNNNNNNNNNNNNNNNNNNNNNNNNNNNNNNNNNNNNNNNNNNNNNNNNNNNNNNNNNNNNNNNNNNNNNNNNNNNNNNNNNNNNNNNNNNNNNNNNNNNNNNNNNNNNNNNNNNNNNNNNNNNNNNNNNNNNNNNNNNNNNNNNNNNNNNNNNNNNNNNNNNNNNNNNNNNNNNNNNNNNNNNNNNNNNNNNNNNNNNNNNNNNNNNNNNNNNNNNNNNNNNNNNNNNNNNNNNNNNNNNNNNNNNNNNNNNNNNNNNNNNNNNNNNNNNNNNNNNNNNNNNNNNNNNNNNNNNNNNNNNNNNNNNNNNNNNNNNNNNNNNNNNNNNNNNNNNNNNNNNNNNNNNNNNNNNNNNNNNNNNNNNNNNNNNNNNNNNNNNNNNNNNNNNNNNNNNNNNNNNNNNNNNNNNNNNNNNNNNNNNNNNNNNNNNNNNNNNNNNNNNNNNNNNNNNNNNNNNNNNNNNNNNNNNNNNNNNNNNNNNNNNNNNNNNNNNNNNNGTGAGCTCTCCTCCATCTTGCTTCATGGAGTTAATGGCTCTCTTCAGCTCAAACACACGACTGATGTTGGAGACGTTTCCAAACGTCTTTATGAGGGTCTCCCACAAGTGTTTGGGAGTCTCACAGTAGCTGTAAGCTTCAAGAAGAGGGACATCAAGAGATCCTTGCAGCACGGAGAGCACCATCAAGTCTTCTTGCACCCACTTCTTTGCTTCAGCTTTGGTGAGAGTCTTTTCCTCTTCACCTTCTTCAGTTTCGTTGGCCACTGGCTTCAGACCATCATCAGTGATGTGGCTCCATAGCCCTAGCCTTCCAATAGCAGTCTTCACCAATCGAGACCACAAGAGGTAGTTTGAACCACCTTTCAACGTAACCGGGACAGTAACTAACTTGCTGAAGTTGTTTCCCTCCATCTTCTCTTCCTTGAACCAGAAATGACCAGAAAGCTTCAAACTTGCAACTCAGCTGAAGAACACACAGTTTTCTTTCGCATCGATCGATGTCTCATCGAAAGTGAGAAAAATTTGACCTACGAAAGATGTTTCTATTTGTGCAACGTTGTCTGTTGGGAAGAAGTCGTCTATAGGGACGTTATCCTCTATTCTGATCCGAGAAAGATGGTCAGCGACTCCATTATCTACTCCTCGTTTATCTTTAATTTCAATATCAAACTCTGAACTTTAGTTCCTTGCACAAGAGGTTACTTAAAGGTCTAGCAATTTTGCTAAAGTCTTGAATAAATCTCGTATAAAAGCCGGCGTGTCCGAGAAAACTTCGCACGTCTTTTACATTTTGGGTGCTGGTAGACCGGTCATCACCTCAATTTTATCTCTATCTACCTCTATACCAGCGGCGGAAACCTTATGTCCTAATACGATGCCATCGTTAACCATAAAATGGCATTTTTCCCAATTTAGGACAAGGTTCTTTTCTTCGCATCTTTCCAATACCTTGC
This genomic interval from Brassica oleracea var. oleracea cultivar TO1000 chromosome C2, BOL, whole genome shotgun sequence contains the following:
- the LOC106327360 gene encoding probable receptor-like protein kinase At5g39030 is translated as MRKRKTSNAQRRKNLEALTPLKHYRYREVKRFTNSFACVVGKGGFGTVYKGNLPDGRKVAVKVLKDTKSNGEEDFINEVVSMSQTSHVNIVSLVGFCYEGSKRMIVYEFLENGSLDQFISTRASSVAEWRRRLYYILLGVARDLEYLHYGCKTRIVHFDIKPQNVLLDSNLCPKVSDFGLAKLCEKKESIMSLLDTRGTIGYIAPEMISRVYGGVSHKSDVYSYGMLVLEMIGATNKDTVKNTTSNTSSIYFPDWIYNDLENEQQNRIYGDDLTKEEEEITKKMVLVALWCIQSYPSNRPSMNRVVEMMEGSLDALDVPPRPIFQIPMAPLRESSTLSGDISVYIEE